The proteins below come from a single Desulfitobacterium metallireducens DSM 15288 genomic window:
- a CDS encoding thiolase family protein has translation MREALIVDSRRTAIGKAVKGSLAQVRPDDLGAYVLQDILKRIPQLNPAEIDDCIIGCSFPEGEQGMNMGRVMALRAGLPIEVPGMTINRFCSSGLQAISLGADRIRLGEADVILSGGAESMSMVPLGGLKPAPNPYMMQHAPEVYLSMGLTAENVARKYEVTREQQDEFAVASHQKAYAAQMSGRFTEEIVPVPLFGEREFSQDEGIRPETSLSSLAKLKPAFLSGGTVTAGNSSQTSDGAAATLLMSEQKVKELELKPLAVWRGFAVAGVEPELMGIGPLKAIPKVLKQVGLTLDQIDLFELNEAFAAQGLAVIKTLGIDPAKVNPNGGAIAFGHPLGCTGAKLTATLLHELKRRGLKYGMVTMCIGGGMGAAGVYELL, from the coding sequence ATGAGAGAAGCATTAATTGTTGATAGCAGACGGACAGCGATAGGAAAAGCAGTTAAAGGTTCATTAGCTCAGGTGCGTCCGGATGATCTGGGAGCTTATGTTCTTCAAGATATTCTAAAACGTATTCCTCAATTAAATCCAGCGGAGATTGATGATTGTATCATCGGATGTTCTTTTCCAGAAGGAGAGCAAGGGATGAATATGGGACGAGTCATGGCTTTAAGGGCAGGGTTACCTATCGAAGTCCCAGGCATGACGATCAATCGGTTCTGTTCTTCTGGATTACAAGCGATTTCCTTAGGGGCAGATCGGATCCGCCTCGGGGAAGCCGATGTCATTCTTAGCGGCGGAGCGGAGAGCATGTCCATGGTCCCGTTAGGCGGATTGAAACCCGCACCGAATCCCTATATGATGCAGCATGCGCCGGAAGTCTACCTTTCAATGGGACTTACCGCAGAAAATGTGGCTCGTAAATATGAAGTAACTCGGGAACAGCAAGACGAATTCGCGGTAGCGAGTCATCAAAAAGCTTATGCAGCTCAAATGAGTGGACGGTTTACGGAAGAAATCGTACCTGTTCCTCTATTCGGAGAAAGGGAGTTCTCACAGGATGAAGGAATTCGTCCAGAAACGAGCCTATCCTCACTCGCTAAGCTTAAACCTGCCTTCTTAAGCGGCGGAACGGTCACGGCTGGGAACTCGTCTCAGACCAGTGATGGGGCAGCAGCAACCTTGCTCATGTCCGAGCAAAAAGTCAAGGAACTCGAACTTAAGCCTCTGGCTGTCTGGCGTGGCTTTGCCGTAGCTGGTGTTGAACCGGAGCTCATGGGGATCGGTCCCCTTAAAGCGATCCCCAAAGTGTTAAAACAAGTCGGGCTTACCCTAGATCAGATTGATCTATTTGAACTTAATGAAGCTTTTGCAGCTCAAGGTTTAGCGGTGATTAAAACGCTCGGTATCGACCCAGCCAAAGTGAATCCCAACGGGGGAGCCATAGCTTTCGGTCATCCTCTGGGGTGTACGGGTGCGAAGTTGACTGCGACACTTCTTCATGAGTTAAAACGCCGAGGTCTCAAATATGGAATGGTTACCATGTGCATCGGGGGCGGCATGGGGGCCGCGGGAGTGTATGAGCTTCTATAA
- a CDS encoding acyl-CoA dehydrogenase family protein: MELALKGGGFLLAEVTPDQVFVPEELNEDHLQLKTMAHNFVEKEIAPKIEKIEEQEDGLMKEFLHQAGELGLLGLEVPEEFGGSGMDKFSTVVVGEEVPRGASFAVSFAAHTGIGTLPIVYFGTPEQKAKYLPSLASGEKIAAYCLTEPGSGSDALGAKSTAVLNPEGTHYILNGTKQFITNAGFADIFLIYAKVDGKLTNFIVEREYPGVSFGPEEKKMGIKGSSTRQVILEDVKVPVENVVGEVGRGHVVAFNILNVGRFKLAAAAIGSAQLALEVSVKYAGERKQFGTPLSRFGAIQTKLAEVATQSYLAESVVYRTAGLMEEGFYGLDLTGDCRKEAGKALEEYAIECSLNKVLASEVLDLSVDEGVQIHGGYGFIQEYPIERMYRDSRINRLFEGTNEINRLLVPGTLLKRALTGELPLLAAAKAVSKDLLSGGLSSEGEGLAGLLQMTQKAKKVFLLAAGLATQNLGNELKDNQYVLLGLAEMVLQIYTMESGILRALKVQELNVSEEHKRFVEKAATLGAFEAMNVLEQQGKEVLCAVEKGDSLSTVLAGLRKLVRRPNVDMIELRQDIANAVIAKEKYPIR, encoded by the coding sequence ATGGAATTAGCTTTAAAAGGTGGCGGATTTTTGCTAGCTGAAGTGACGCCTGATCAAGTATTTGTCCCAGAGGAATTAAATGAAGATCATCTCCAGCTAAAGACGATGGCACATAACTTTGTGGAGAAAGAAATCGCTCCGAAGATTGAAAAAATCGAAGAGCAGGAAGATGGACTGATGAAGGAATTCCTGCATCAAGCGGGAGAATTAGGTCTCCTCGGTTTAGAAGTCCCTGAAGAATTCGGGGGATCAGGTATGGATAAATTCTCGACGGTCGTGGTCGGGGAAGAAGTCCCTCGGGGCGCCTCCTTTGCTGTCTCCTTTGCGGCACATACTGGAATTGGAACGTTGCCGATTGTCTATTTCGGAACTCCTGAACAGAAGGCAAAATACCTGCCTAGCCTAGCGAGTGGAGAGAAAATTGCAGCATATTGCTTAACTGAACCGGGTTCAGGCTCAGATGCTTTGGGGGCAAAATCAACTGCCGTTCTGAATCCTGAAGGAACGCATTATATCTTGAATGGAACCAAACAATTTATCACTAATGCGGGTTTTGCTGATATTTTTCTCATCTATGCTAAAGTGGACGGCAAATTGACGAACTTCATCGTGGAACGGGAATACCCTGGGGTCTCCTTTGGACCAGAAGAGAAAAAGATGGGGATTAAAGGTTCTTCGACGCGACAGGTGATTTTGGAAGACGTGAAAGTTCCGGTGGAAAATGTGGTCGGGGAAGTCGGACGTGGGCATGTTGTCGCCTTTAATATTCTCAATGTGGGCCGCTTTAAGCTTGCTGCTGCAGCGATCGGCAGTGCCCAACTCGCCTTAGAAGTCTCGGTGAAATATGCAGGTGAGCGCAAACAATTTGGAACGCCCTTAAGTCGTTTTGGCGCGATCCAAACAAAGCTCGCTGAGGTCGCGACTCAGTCCTATCTTGCCGAAAGTGTCGTCTACCGAACCGCAGGGCTGATGGAAGAAGGTTTCTACGGGCTGGATTTAACCGGGGATTGCCGTAAAGAGGCAGGTAAGGCCTTAGAAGAATATGCGATTGAATGTTCTTTAAATAAAGTCCTTGCCTCAGAAGTGCTGGATCTTTCCGTTGATGAAGGTGTCCAAATTCATGGCGGCTATGGTTTCATTCAAGAGTATCCAATCGAAAGAATGTACCGAGATTCCCGCATCAATCGGCTCTTTGAAGGGACGAATGAAATCAACCGTTTGCTTGTTCCAGGAACCCTTTTGAAACGTGCCCTTACTGGTGAATTGCCTCTCTTAGCAGCAGCTAAAGCCGTCAGTAAAGATCTCCTATCAGGGGGGTTGAGCTCAGAAGGAGAAGGTCTTGCGGGACTGCTTCAAATGACGCAAAAAGCGAAAAAAGTCTTCCTTTTGGCTGCAGGGTTGGCCACTCAAAACCTAGGGAATGAACTTAAGGATAACCAATATGTCCTTCTCGGCCTGGCGGAAATGGTTCTCCAAATCTATACCATGGAAAGTGGAATTCTCAGAGCGCTGAAGGTTCAAGAATTAAACGTTTCAGAGGAGCATAAACGTTTTGTTGAAAAAGCGGCAACCTTAGGAGCATTTGAGGCGATGAATGTACTCGAGCAACAGGGGAAAGAGGTTCTCTGTGCTGTCGAAAAAGGAGATTCACTGAGCACGGTGTTGGCAGGTTTGCGCAAACTGGTTCGCCGTCCAAATGTCGATATGATTGAACTTCGTCAAGACATCGCCAATGCAGTGATTGCGAAAGAAAAATATCCAATCCGTTAA
- a CDS encoding acetyl-CoA hydrolase/transferase family protein produces MSTWTEEYRKKVVSADQAVSVVKSGDWIIYSYAANTLPVLDAALARRTPELQDIQLLAGVSMRPHAIIKADPRGEHFTWDCVHFSVIDRKYYEMGRAFYIPLRYSEVPRYILENISRVDVLMVQVSPMDRHGNFNLGPTISHYRASADKAKVIIVEVNEDMPIAHGGYGHTLHVSEIDYIVEAGHTGMPQIPSLEPAEVDQQIAQYVLQELRNGDCIQLGIGTMPNALGSQIAKSDLKDLGVHTEMLVDSYVEMFETGRITGRKKQIDRGRMVYTFAGGTQKLYDFIDNNPQVAGYPVEYTNDRSIASMNDNLVSINNALEIDLSGQVCSETVGPKMISGAGGQLDFVDAAYNSKGGRSFICMESTYTDHEGTKYSRINPLLTVGAVVTDTRPMVQYVVTEYGIVNLKGQTTWQRAEKLISIAHPDFREELIQEAQKLKVWRRSNKR; encoded by the coding sequence ATGTCGACTTGGACTGAGGAATACCGAAAAAAGGTCGTATCTGCGGATCAAGCGGTGAGTGTTGTCAAAAGTGGAGACTGGATTATTTACTCCTATGCGGCCAACACTCTGCCCGTACTTGATGCGGCTTTAGCTCGTCGAACACCAGAACTTCAAGATATTCAGCTCTTAGCGGGAGTTTCTATGCGTCCTCATGCCATTATTAAAGCTGATCCAAGGGGGGAGCATTTCACCTGGGATTGTGTCCATTTTAGCGTGATTGATCGGAAATATTATGAAATGGGAAGGGCTTTTTATATCCCACTTCGTTATTCTGAAGTTCCGCGTTATATCTTAGAAAATATATCCCGGGTAGATGTGCTTATGGTTCAAGTGAGCCCGATGGATAGACATGGAAACTTTAACTTAGGCCCTACGATTTCTCATTATCGGGCTTCTGCTGATAAGGCGAAAGTCATTATTGTCGAAGTGAATGAAGATATGCCGATTGCGCATGGTGGCTATGGTCATACGCTGCATGTTTCGGAAATCGATTACATCGTGGAAGCGGGACATACGGGTATGCCCCAGATTCCTTCCCTTGAACCCGCAGAAGTTGATCAGCAAATTGCCCAATATGTGCTCCAGGAATTAAGGAATGGAGATTGTATTCAACTCGGAATTGGAACAATGCCGAATGCTTTAGGCTCCCAGATTGCCAAATCGGATTTAAAGGATTTGGGTGTTCACACGGAAATGCTTGTCGATAGTTATGTTGAGATGTTTGAAACGGGAAGGATTACCGGACGGAAGAAACAAATTGATCGCGGGCGGATGGTTTATACCTTCGCGGGTGGAACCCAGAAACTTTATGACTTTATCGATAATAACCCTCAAGTCGCAGGCTATCCGGTCGAATATACCAATGATCGCTCCATTGCCAGCATGAATGATAACCTCGTTTCAATCAATAATGCACTGGAAATTGATCTCTCCGGTCAGGTGTGCTCTGAAACCGTGGGTCCCAAGATGATCAGCGGAGCGGGGGGCCAACTCGATTTCGTGGATGCAGCCTATAATTCCAAGGGAGGACGGAGCTTCATCTGTATGGAATCGACGTATACGGATCATGAGGGGACGAAATATTCACGGATCAATCCTCTTTTGACGGTAGGAGCGGTTGTTACAGATACTCGGCCGATGGTTCAATATGTGGTCACTGAATACGGAATAGTGAATCTCAAAGGGCAAACGACTTGGCAACGCGCCGAAAAACTCATTAGTATTGCGCATCCTGATTTTCGTGAAGAGCTGATT
- a CDS encoding 3-hydroxyacyl-CoA dehydrogenase/enoyl-CoA hydratase family protein has product MQINKVAVLGSGVMGSTIAAHLANAGIPSLLLDIIPTALLPEEEAAGLTLESSKVRNRIATSSKAKLLKVNPAPLFVSEFAERIEVGNLTDDLERLKEVDWVIEVVVERLEVKVDLFAKVAAHIRPGTIVSSNTSGISLKSMVEGLPLEFTRFFLGTHFFNPPRYMKLLEIIPGPNTDPEILKFMADFGERVLGKGVVLGKDTPNFIANRIGVYGLTVTLQEMMRYGLTIDEVDALTGPVMGRPKSASFRTVDMVGLDTFVHVAANVAEGVPEEKALFVLPDFVQSMLDKGWLGDKSKQGFYKKVKTAEGKAVEVLEPKTLTYVPKKKVKFPSLDKAKNAGSLKDKIRTLISGKDVGSQFAWSVLKPVLLYAAKVAPQVADDITAVDEGMRLGFNWEMGPFETWDALGVKATAERIVAEGDLLPPIVEKLLAEGKTRFYEKAVDGNIAFYADGEYQAQRISPYSFSLKQAHQQGKVIFGNAGASLVDLGDGVACLEFHSPNNSIGADIMTMIHKSLDEVEKNYLGLVIGSQGKNFCVGANLMLILMEAEDENWDELDFMVREFQRGTMALKYAKRPVVAAPFGMTLGGGTEVCLHSHGIQASAETYMGLVELGVGLLPGGGGTKEMAVRAMEGILPGVQVSPDFFFAKRFETVALAQVSTSAEMARNLGFLRDHDRYSMNAEHILLDAKARVIDLARNFRPLLPKKVKTAGSGVRATLELALYGMKEGCYISEYDEHLAKKLAYVMTGGDKPAGSYVDEQYLLDQEREGFLSLAGEQKTQDRIRYMLTKNKPLRN; this is encoded by the coding sequence ATGCAAATCAACAAAGTGGCTGTTCTTGGCTCAGGAGTGATGGGCAGCACAATTGCAGCTCATTTAGCGAATGCAGGGATTCCTAGCTTACTGTTGGATATTATCCCCACTGCTTTACTCCCAGAGGAGGAAGCTGCTGGACTTACCCTCGAGAGTAGTAAGGTACGGAATCGTATTGCGACCTCAAGTAAGGCAAAACTCTTAAAAGTGAATCCAGCTCCGCTCTTTGTTTCTGAATTTGCGGAGCGCATTGAGGTGGGTAATTTAACGGATGATCTCGAGCGTTTAAAGGAAGTTGACTGGGTCATTGAGGTCGTAGTGGAGCGGCTTGAGGTTAAAGTTGACTTGTTTGCAAAAGTCGCAGCTCATATCCGACCAGGGACGATTGTTAGCTCGAATACTTCAGGGATATCCTTAAAGTCTATGGTCGAGGGGCTCCCGCTTGAGTTTACACGCTTTTTCTTAGGGACGCACTTTTTTAATCCACCCCGCTATATGAAACTTTTAGAAATTATCCCTGGACCCAATACAGATCCGGAAATTTTGAAGTTTATGGCTGATTTTGGGGAACGGGTTTTGGGTAAGGGCGTTGTTTTGGGTAAAGATACCCCGAATTTTATCGCTAACCGCATCGGTGTTTATGGTTTGACCGTGACTCTTCAAGAAATGATGCGCTATGGTCTTACGATTGACGAGGTAGATGCCTTAACCGGTCCTGTAATGGGGCGCCCTAAATCGGCTTCTTTCCGCACGGTGGATATGGTCGGGCTGGATACGTTCGTCCATGTTGCAGCTAATGTTGCTGAAGGAGTACCTGAGGAAAAAGCACTTTTTGTTCTTCCCGATTTTGTTCAATCGATGCTTGACAAGGGGTGGCTTGGAGACAAATCAAAACAAGGATTTTATAAGAAAGTCAAAACGGCGGAAGGCAAAGCGGTTGAAGTTTTAGAGCCGAAGACTCTGACCTATGTCCCGAAAAAAAAGGTAAAATTCCCATCCTTAGATAAGGCCAAAAACGCGGGATCGCTCAAAGACAAAATTCGGACCTTGATCAGTGGCAAAGATGTGGGTTCACAATTTGCTTGGAGTGTCCTGAAACCTGTTTTGCTCTATGCAGCGAAGGTCGCTCCACAAGTTGCCGACGATATTACGGCAGTTGACGAGGGAATGCGTCTTGGGTTTAATTGGGAAATGGGCCCGTTTGAGACCTGGGATGCCTTGGGTGTCAAAGCGACAGCGGAGCGCATTGTTGCTGAAGGAGATTTGCTTCCGCCGATCGTGGAAAAACTTCTTGCCGAAGGAAAAACACGCTTCTATGAAAAAGCAGTAGACGGGAATATCGCCTTTTATGCTGACGGGGAATACCAAGCTCAACGGATCAGCCCGTATTCCTTCTCCTTAAAACAAGCCCATCAACAGGGCAAAGTGATTTTTGGAAATGCGGGAGCAAGCTTGGTTGACCTTGGCGACGGAGTAGCTTGCTTGGAGTTTCATTCTCCGAATAACTCTATTGGTGCGGATATTATGACAATGATTCATAAATCTCTGGACGAAGTCGAAAAGAACTATCTTGGCCTCGTTATCGGCAGTCAAGGTAAGAATTTCTGTGTCGGTGCGAACCTGATGCTCATTTTAATGGAAGCTGAAGATGAAAATTGGGATGAGCTCGACTTTATGGTTCGTGAATTCCAAAGAGGAACAATGGCTTTGAAATATGCGAAAAGACCTGTGGTTGCCGCGCCGTTTGGAATGACTTTAGGCGGTGGAACTGAAGTTTGTCTCCATTCTCATGGCATCCAAGCATCGGCTGAGACATATATGGGACTCGTTGAACTCGGAGTGGGTCTCCTCCCTGGTGGCGGTGGAACGAAAGAAATGGCTGTTCGCGCAATGGAAGGGATTTTGCCGGGCGTTCAAGTATCCCCCGATTTCTTCTTTGCGAAACGATTTGAAACGGTTGCGCTGGCGCAGGTCTCGACGAGTGCAGAAATGGCTAGAAATCTTGGCTTTCTTCGCGACCATGATCGCTACAGCATGAATGCAGAGCATATTCTTCTCGACGCGAAAGCACGCGTGATCGATCTCGCGCGCAACTTCCGACCACTCCTTCCCAAGAAGGTAAAAACAGCAGGCTCAGGAGTACGTGCTACGCTGGAACTCGCCCTCTATGGGATGAAGGAAGGATGTTACATCTCAGAATATGATGAACATCTTGCCAAAAAATTGGCCTATGTGATGACCGGTGGAGATAAGCCAGCAGGCAGTTATGTCGACGAGCAATACTTGCTCGATCAGGAGCGTGAAGGTTTCTTGAGTTTAGCCGGTGAGCAAAAGACTCAGGATCGGATTCGTTATATGCTGACTAAGAATAAACCCTTACGGAATTAG